TCAAATAATCCTCAGACAAGATATCCACCTCAAGACGTCAAGCAATAACATATCTTTAAAAACCTTTACAAAAATGAAAAAGAATAACCCACATCAATCCTTAACACTAACCTGTAACAATTCCATACTCTTCCCCGAATGGCCTGAACCTGGGGAAATACGCCTATTGAGCGAGGCCATCACCCCATCCATATTATGGGTTCCAGTTGACTCCTTGAAACCCAGCTCATCAAGCTCTTCGGTCGTCAACAGTTAAAGAGGATCAATCCCTAGACCTGAGGCTGGATAGTATATACTTGAGGGGAGGGGGGAGGGGGTAGGATCTGTTTGAGGAGGAGTAGGCTTGAAGTTTGGATTGAAGATCAGATCAACAGACTGTTCAATGTCTACGAGATCAAGACCCAAGTGCTTATGGTAAAATCATAACAGAGTTGGGGAGAATGTTTAATCGTGATCTTCCCAGTCAGACTGCAATCTCGGGATGCTCTATTACTGCGACCAAGACCCTAAGATGGGGGTTCCAATAAGGGTTGCGGAGATCTCCTATTCTTTTAATTTATGGGGTTATTATGGTGAGGCCTTTATTTTTTCGTAGTGGGCTTTGTTGTTTGTTAATATTGGGGTTTTTTTCAGTTAGGCATATATAGGCGTTGAATGAGTCTCTTATTTCGAGTTGGGTGCCTTCGATTTTTAGTTCAGCTCCTCTTTCGGCTGCCATGCTTGCACTCTCACGGTTGAAGGCTACTATTTTATGTTGGTTTATGAGGCTTTCAACTTCGCCTCTTCTTTGCTCACGTTTTTTTGACAGGTTCGCTCCCAATGGCAGCTCGAAGGCCGTGATGCTTGTCATGAGGACCTCAGCCCTCTCCACAAGAAGAAAGCTGATTTTCCAGGTTCTAGGCCTCTCAGATAGTGTACGAGAACATCGGTGTCGACAAATATAGCCTTTACAGATTCTAGGTCTACCATGATCTTCTCACCTCATCCATCACTTCGTCCATCTCCTCGTCCCAAGCGCCGGCGAGGTCTTCTATGGGAGGACTCTCTTCAAGACCGTCGTCGTCTCGTTAACGGCTTCTATTGATACATAGCTTCCCTCCTCTATGCCCATCTTCCTCCTAATCTCTCTGGGAATTGTTATCTGGTAATTTCTAGTAACCTTAACCTTAGCCATATTCATTAATCTCCTAGTAAAATTTTTAAATTCTAGTATAAAAGATATAGCATCTAGATGGAATCGAATTATGAACGCATCGATCTAGTCCAAAATTTTTTGGAACCACAGAGCGAAATCACCTATCATAGATTTAATGCAAAGCACTATATTGGTTGATAACCC
This Candidatus Bathyarchaeota archaeon DNA region includes the following protein-coding sequences:
- a CDS encoding type II toxin-antitoxin system VapC family toxin gives rise to the protein MERAEVLMTSITAFELPLGANLSKKREQRRGEVESLINQHKIVAFNRESASMAAERGAELKIEGTQLEIRDSFNAYICLTEKNPNINKQQSPLRKNKGLTIITP
- a CDS encoding AbrB/MazE/SpoVT family DNA-binding domain-containing protein; its protein translation is MAKVKVTRNYQITIPREIRRKMGIEEGSYVSIEAVNETTTVLKRVLP